A section of the Paralichthys olivaceus isolate ysfri-2021 chromosome 16, ASM2471397v2, whole genome shotgun sequence genome encodes:
- the LOC109638987 gene encoding excitatory amino acid transporter 1-like isoform X1: MCLFNLFKYQSNVRMSLLIVLLNYYCHVIDLILLLCLKNLSRIHFRSVLSSHKDSKHFSPVFFHSLSGPTMKEMETGSHQSELDSEPQEIQTYHRCNIVAFLKRNTFVVLTVTAVASGIGLGFALRPINMSDSDIRYLMFPGELLMRILQMLMLPLIVSSLISGLSSVDRKAYGRIGLRAFCYYMLTTLIAAFTGIVLAVIIQPGNWSRNTSASSGGRAEAVQSVDAFLDLIRNMIPSNLVEACFRKFKTVYSRSVSTGISITEASVNNYTVPVPGSSDGINMLGLLVFSVAFGLILGSMGSQGKPLRDFFDCLNKAVMHLVNIFIWYSPVGILFLLAGQVVKMTDTVEIGREVAMYALTVIAGLLIHSFLTLPLIYFVVTWKNPFRFMSGVLQALATAFGTSSSSATLPVTLHCMEVNHSMDKRVTRFMLPTGATMNMDGAALYEAVAALFIAQIHHMNFGLGQIIVLSLIVTAASTGAAGIPQAGMVSMVIVLSSAGLPKEDISLLMMVDWILDRLRTTTNVLGDCIGVCVVQHLSKHELQSSRPAGEGLVEEILHL; encoded by the exons atgtgtttatttaatttattcaagtACCAATCAAATGTGAGAATGTCCCTTTTAATAGTTCTCTTGAATTACTACTGTCATGTTATTGATTTGATCCTGCTGCTGTGCTTGAAAAACTTGAGTAGGATTCATTTCAGATCAGTCCTGTCGTCCCATAAAGACAGCAAAcacttctctcctgtctttttTCACAGTCTGTCAGGACCAACAAtgaaagagatggagacaggCTCTCATCAGTCTGAGTTGGACTCAGAACCTCAGGAAATTCAAACATACCACAGATGTAATATTGTGGCTTTCCTGAAGAGAAACACTTTTGTTGTTCTCACAGTTACAGCTGTTGCATCAG GAATTGGCCTGGGCTTTGCTCTACGACCCATTAACATGTCAGACAGCGATATAAGATACCTAATGTTTCCTGGAGAGCTGCTGATGAGAATCCTGCAGATGCTGATGCTTCCTCTCATCGTTTCAAGTCTGATATCAG GCCTGTCGTCTGTGGACAGGAAAGCTTATGGGAGAATTGGTCTGAGGGCATTTTGCTACTACATGCTCACCACACTTATTGCTGCATTCACTGGTATAGTTTTAGCCGTCATCATCCAGCCAGGGAACTGGTCCAGGAACACCTCAGCCTCCTCTGGTGGTAGAGCGGAGGCTGTGCAGAGCGTGGACGCTTTTCTAGATCTAATCAG aaacatGATCCCCTCAAATCTGGTTGAAGCTTGTTTCAGGAAG TTTAAAACAGTTTATTCCAGAAGTGTTTCTACAGGAATTAGTATCACTGAGGCCAGTGTTAACA ATTACACTGTACCAGTGCCGGGCTCGTCAGATGGTATTAATATGTTGGGGCTGTTGGTCTTCTCTGTTGCCTTCGGCCTCATTCTGGGCAGCATGGGGTCACAGGGGAAACCTCTGAGGGATTTCTTTGACTGCCTTAATAAAGCTGTTATGCATCTGGTCAACATATTCATCTG GTATTCCCCTGTAGGAATCCTCTTCCTGCTGGCAGGGCAGGTTGTGAAGATGACAGATACAGTAGAGATAGGCCGGGAAGTTGCGATGTATGCTCTAACTGTGATAGCTGGCCTGCTAATTCACAGTTTCCTCACTCTGCCCCTCATCTATTTTGTTGTCACATGGAAGAATCCCTTCAGATTTATGAGCGGTGTCCTGCAGGCTCTCGCCACTGCCTTTGGGACTTCATCAAG ctcCGCAACCTTACCTGTAACTCTCCACTGCATGGAGGTAAATCATAGCATGGACAAACGGGTGACCCGCTTCATGCTACCTACTGGCGCCACAATGAACATGGATGGTGCTGCACTCTATGAAGCAGTGGCAGCTTTATTCATAGCCCAGATCCATCACATGAATTTTGGCCTGGGTCAAATCATCGTCCTCAG TTTGATTGTTACAGCTGCAAGCACCGGCGCAGCAGGCATCCCACAGGCTGGTATGGTATCCATGGTGATTGTGTTGTCATCAGCTGGACTGCCCAAGGAAGACATATCACTGCTCATGATGGTTGATTGGATTCT ggATCGTTTGAGGACAACCACCAATGTCCTGGGTGACTGTATTGGTGTATGTGTAGTTCAACATCTGTCCAAACATGAGCTACAGAGCTCCAGGCCTGCTGGAGAAGGTTTGGTGGAAGAAATCCTCCATCTATGA
- the LOC109638987 gene encoding excitatory amino acid transporter 1-like isoform X4, translating to MCLFNLFKYQSNVRMSLLIVLLNYYCHVIDLILLLCLKNLSRIHFRSVLSSHKDSKHFSPVFFHSLSGPTMKEMETGSHQSELDSEPQEIQTYHRCNIVAFLKRNTFVVLTVTAVASGIGLGFALRPINMSDSDIRYLMFPGELLMRILQMLMLPLIVSSLISGLSSVDRKAYGRIGLRAFCYYMLTTLIAAFTGIVLAVIIQPGNWSRNTSASSGGRAEAVQSVDAFLDLIRNMIPSNLVEACFRKFKTVYSRSVSTGISITEASVNNYTVPVPGSSDGINMLGLLVFSVAFGLILGSMGSQGKPLRDFFDCLNKAVMHLVNIFICSATLPVTLHCMEVNHSMDKRVTRFMLPTGATMNMDGAALYEAVAALFIAQIHHMNFGLGQIIVLSLIVTAASTGAAGIPQAGMVSMVIVLSSAGLPKEDISLLMMVDWILDRLRTTTNVLGDCIGVCVVQHLSKHELQSSRPAGEGLVEEILHL from the exons atgtgtttatttaatttattcaagtACCAATCAAATGTGAGAATGTCCCTTTTAATAGTTCTCTTGAATTACTACTGTCATGTTATTGATTTGATCCTGCTGCTGTGCTTGAAAAACTTGAGTAGGATTCATTTCAGATCAGTCCTGTCGTCCCATAAAGACAGCAAAcacttctctcctgtctttttTCACAGTCTGTCAGGACCAACAAtgaaagagatggagacaggCTCTCATCAGTCTGAGTTGGACTCAGAACCTCAGGAAATTCAAACATACCACAGATGTAATATTGTGGCTTTCCTGAAGAGAAACACTTTTGTTGTTCTCACAGTTACAGCTGTTGCATCAG GAATTGGCCTGGGCTTTGCTCTACGACCCATTAACATGTCAGACAGCGATATAAGATACCTAATGTTTCCTGGAGAGCTGCTGATGAGAATCCTGCAGATGCTGATGCTTCCTCTCATCGTTTCAAGTCTGATATCAG GCCTGTCGTCTGTGGACAGGAAAGCTTATGGGAGAATTGGTCTGAGGGCATTTTGCTACTACATGCTCACCACACTTATTGCTGCATTCACTGGTATAGTTTTAGCCGTCATCATCCAGCCAGGGAACTGGTCCAGGAACACCTCAGCCTCCTCTGGTGGTAGAGCGGAGGCTGTGCAGAGCGTGGACGCTTTTCTAGATCTAATCAG aaacatGATCCCCTCAAATCTGGTTGAAGCTTGTTTCAGGAAG TTTAAAACAGTTTATTCCAGAAGTGTTTCTACAGGAATTAGTATCACTGAGGCCAGTGTTAACA ATTACACTGTACCAGTGCCGGGCTCGTCAGATGGTATTAATATGTTGGGGCTGTTGGTCTTCTCTGTTGCCTTCGGCCTCATTCTGGGCAGCATGGGGTCACAGGGGAAACCTCTGAGGGATTTCTTTGACTGCCTTAATAAAGCTGTTATGCATCTGGTCAACATATTCATCTG ctcCGCAACCTTACCTGTAACTCTCCACTGCATGGAGGTAAATCATAGCATGGACAAACGGGTGACCCGCTTCATGCTACCTACTGGCGCCACAATGAACATGGATGGTGCTGCACTCTATGAAGCAGTGGCAGCTTTATTCATAGCCCAGATCCATCACATGAATTTTGGCCTGGGTCAAATCATCGTCCTCAG TTTGATTGTTACAGCTGCAAGCACCGGCGCAGCAGGCATCCCACAGGCTGGTATGGTATCCATGGTGATTGTGTTGTCATCAGCTGGACTGCCCAAGGAAGACATATCACTGCTCATGATGGTTGATTGGATTCT ggATCGTTTGAGGACAACCACCAATGTCCTGGGTGACTGTATTGGTGTATGTGTAGTTCAACATCTGTCCAAACATGAGCTACAGAGCTCCAGGCCTGCTGGAGAAGGTTTGGTGGAAGAAATCCTCCATCTATGA
- the LOC109638987 gene encoding excitatory amino acid transporter 1-like isoform X2: protein MCLFNLFKYQSNVRMSLLIVLLNYYCHVIDLILLLCLKNLSRIHFRSVLSSHKDSKHFSPVFFHSLSGPTMKEMETGSHQSELDSEPQEIQTYHRCNIVAFLKRNTFVVLTVTAVASDSDIRYLMFPGELLMRILQMLMLPLIVSSLISGLSSVDRKAYGRIGLRAFCYYMLTTLIAAFTGIVLAVIIQPGNWSRNTSASSGGRAEAVQSVDAFLDLIRNMIPSNLVEACFRKFKTVYSRSVSTGISITEASVNNYTVPVPGSSDGINMLGLLVFSVAFGLILGSMGSQGKPLRDFFDCLNKAVMHLVNIFIWYSPVGILFLLAGQVVKMTDTVEIGREVAMYALTVIAGLLIHSFLTLPLIYFVVTWKNPFRFMSGVLQALATAFGTSSSSATLPVTLHCMEVNHSMDKRVTRFMLPTGATMNMDGAALYEAVAALFIAQIHHMNFGLGQIIVLSLIVTAASTGAAGIPQAGMVSMVIVLSSAGLPKEDISLLMMVDWILDRLRTTTNVLGDCIGVCVVQHLSKHELQSSRPAGEGLVEEILHL from the exons atgtgtttatttaatttattcaagtACCAATCAAATGTGAGAATGTCCCTTTTAATAGTTCTCTTGAATTACTACTGTCATGTTATTGATTTGATCCTGCTGCTGTGCTTGAAAAACTTGAGTAGGATTCATTTCAGATCAGTCCTGTCGTCCCATAAAGACAGCAAAcacttctctcctgtctttttTCACAGTCTGTCAGGACCAACAAtgaaagagatggagacaggCTCTCATCAGTCTGAGTTGGACTCAGAACCTCAGGAAATTCAAACATACCACAGATGTAATATTGTGGCTTTCCTGAAGAGAAACACTTTTGTTGTTCTCACAGTTACAGCTGTTGCATCAG ACAGCGATATAAGATACCTAATGTTTCCTGGAGAGCTGCTGATGAGAATCCTGCAGATGCTGATGCTTCCTCTCATCGTTTCAAGTCTGATATCAG GCCTGTCGTCTGTGGACAGGAAAGCTTATGGGAGAATTGGTCTGAGGGCATTTTGCTACTACATGCTCACCACACTTATTGCTGCATTCACTGGTATAGTTTTAGCCGTCATCATCCAGCCAGGGAACTGGTCCAGGAACACCTCAGCCTCCTCTGGTGGTAGAGCGGAGGCTGTGCAGAGCGTGGACGCTTTTCTAGATCTAATCAG aaacatGATCCCCTCAAATCTGGTTGAAGCTTGTTTCAGGAAG TTTAAAACAGTTTATTCCAGAAGTGTTTCTACAGGAATTAGTATCACTGAGGCCAGTGTTAACA ATTACACTGTACCAGTGCCGGGCTCGTCAGATGGTATTAATATGTTGGGGCTGTTGGTCTTCTCTGTTGCCTTCGGCCTCATTCTGGGCAGCATGGGGTCACAGGGGAAACCTCTGAGGGATTTCTTTGACTGCCTTAATAAAGCTGTTATGCATCTGGTCAACATATTCATCTG GTATTCCCCTGTAGGAATCCTCTTCCTGCTGGCAGGGCAGGTTGTGAAGATGACAGATACAGTAGAGATAGGCCGGGAAGTTGCGATGTATGCTCTAACTGTGATAGCTGGCCTGCTAATTCACAGTTTCCTCACTCTGCCCCTCATCTATTTTGTTGTCACATGGAAGAATCCCTTCAGATTTATGAGCGGTGTCCTGCAGGCTCTCGCCACTGCCTTTGGGACTTCATCAAG ctcCGCAACCTTACCTGTAACTCTCCACTGCATGGAGGTAAATCATAGCATGGACAAACGGGTGACCCGCTTCATGCTACCTACTGGCGCCACAATGAACATGGATGGTGCTGCACTCTATGAAGCAGTGGCAGCTTTATTCATAGCCCAGATCCATCACATGAATTTTGGCCTGGGTCAAATCATCGTCCTCAG TTTGATTGTTACAGCTGCAAGCACCGGCGCAGCAGGCATCCCACAGGCTGGTATGGTATCCATGGTGATTGTGTTGTCATCAGCTGGACTGCCCAAGGAAGACATATCACTGCTCATGATGGTTGATTGGATTCT ggATCGTTTGAGGACAACCACCAATGTCCTGGGTGACTGTATTGGTGTATGTGTAGTTCAACATCTGTCCAAACATGAGCTACAGAGCTCCAGGCCTGCTGGAGAAGGTTTGGTGGAAGAAATCCTCCATCTATGA
- the LOC109638987 gene encoding excitatory amino acid transporter 1-like isoform X3, which translates to MKEMETGSHQSELDSEPQEIQTYHRCNIVAFLKRNTFVVLTVTAVASGIGLGFALRPINMSDSDIRYLMFPGELLMRILQMLMLPLIVSSLISGLSSVDRKAYGRIGLRAFCYYMLTTLIAAFTGIVLAVIIQPGNWSRNTSASSGGRAEAVQSVDAFLDLIRNMIPSNLVEACFRKFKTVYSRSVSTGISITEASVNNYTVPVPGSSDGINMLGLLVFSVAFGLILGSMGSQGKPLRDFFDCLNKAVMHLVNIFIWYSPVGILFLLAGQVVKMTDTVEIGREVAMYALTVIAGLLIHSFLTLPLIYFVVTWKNPFRFMSGVLQALATAFGTSSSSATLPVTLHCMEVNHSMDKRVTRFMLPTGATMNMDGAALYEAVAALFIAQIHHMNFGLGQIIVLSLIVTAASTGAAGIPQAGMVSMVIVLSSAGLPKEDISLLMMVDWILDRLRTTTNVLGDCIGVCVVQHLSKHELQSSRPAGEGLVEEILHL; encoded by the exons AtgaaagagatggagacaggCTCTCATCAGTCTGAGTTGGACTCAGAACCTCAGGAAATTCAAACATACCACAGATGTAATATTGTGGCTTTCCTGAAGAGAAACACTTTTGTTGTTCTCACAGTTACAGCTGTTGCATCAG GAATTGGCCTGGGCTTTGCTCTACGACCCATTAACATGTCAGACAGCGATATAAGATACCTAATGTTTCCTGGAGAGCTGCTGATGAGAATCCTGCAGATGCTGATGCTTCCTCTCATCGTTTCAAGTCTGATATCAG GCCTGTCGTCTGTGGACAGGAAAGCTTATGGGAGAATTGGTCTGAGGGCATTTTGCTACTACATGCTCACCACACTTATTGCTGCATTCACTGGTATAGTTTTAGCCGTCATCATCCAGCCAGGGAACTGGTCCAGGAACACCTCAGCCTCCTCTGGTGGTAGAGCGGAGGCTGTGCAGAGCGTGGACGCTTTTCTAGATCTAATCAG aaacatGATCCCCTCAAATCTGGTTGAAGCTTGTTTCAGGAAG TTTAAAACAGTTTATTCCAGAAGTGTTTCTACAGGAATTAGTATCACTGAGGCCAGTGTTAACA ATTACACTGTACCAGTGCCGGGCTCGTCAGATGGTATTAATATGTTGGGGCTGTTGGTCTTCTCTGTTGCCTTCGGCCTCATTCTGGGCAGCATGGGGTCACAGGGGAAACCTCTGAGGGATTTCTTTGACTGCCTTAATAAAGCTGTTATGCATCTGGTCAACATATTCATCTG GTATTCCCCTGTAGGAATCCTCTTCCTGCTGGCAGGGCAGGTTGTGAAGATGACAGATACAGTAGAGATAGGCCGGGAAGTTGCGATGTATGCTCTAACTGTGATAGCTGGCCTGCTAATTCACAGTTTCCTCACTCTGCCCCTCATCTATTTTGTTGTCACATGGAAGAATCCCTTCAGATTTATGAGCGGTGTCCTGCAGGCTCTCGCCACTGCCTTTGGGACTTCATCAAG ctcCGCAACCTTACCTGTAACTCTCCACTGCATGGAGGTAAATCATAGCATGGACAAACGGGTGACCCGCTTCATGCTACCTACTGGCGCCACAATGAACATGGATGGTGCTGCACTCTATGAAGCAGTGGCAGCTTTATTCATAGCCCAGATCCATCACATGAATTTTGGCCTGGGTCAAATCATCGTCCTCAG TTTGATTGTTACAGCTGCAAGCACCGGCGCAGCAGGCATCCCACAGGCTGGTATGGTATCCATGGTGATTGTGTTGTCATCAGCTGGACTGCCCAAGGAAGACATATCACTGCTCATGATGGTTGATTGGATTCT ggATCGTTTGAGGACAACCACCAATGTCCTGGGTGACTGTATTGGTGTATGTGTAGTTCAACATCTGTCCAAACATGAGCTACAGAGCTCCAGGCCTGCTGGAGAAGGTTTGGTGGAAGAAATCCTCCATCTATGA
- the LOC109638987 gene encoding excitatory amino acid transporter 1-like isoform X5, protein MKEMETGSHQSELDSEPQEIQTYHRCNIVAFLKRNTFVVLTVTAVASGIGLGFALRPINMSDSDIRYLMFPGELLMRILQMLMLPLIVSSLISGLSSVDRKAYGRIGLRAFCYYMLTTLIAAFTGIVLAVIIQPGNWSRNTSASSGGRAEAVQSVDAFLDLIRNMIPSNLVEACFRKFKTVYSRSVSTGISITEASVNNYTVPVPGSSDGINMLGLLVFSVAFGLILGSMGSQGKPLRDFFDCLNKAVMHLVNIFICSATLPVTLHCMEVNHSMDKRVTRFMLPTGATMNMDGAALYEAVAALFIAQIHHMNFGLGQIIVLSLIVTAASTGAAGIPQAGMVSMVIVLSSAGLPKEDISLLMMVDWILDRLRTTTNVLGDCIGVCVVQHLSKHELQSSRPAGEGLVEEILHL, encoded by the exons AtgaaagagatggagacaggCTCTCATCAGTCTGAGTTGGACTCAGAACCTCAGGAAATTCAAACATACCACAGATGTAATATTGTGGCTTTCCTGAAGAGAAACACTTTTGTTGTTCTCACAGTTACAGCTGTTGCATCAG GAATTGGCCTGGGCTTTGCTCTACGACCCATTAACATGTCAGACAGCGATATAAGATACCTAATGTTTCCTGGAGAGCTGCTGATGAGAATCCTGCAGATGCTGATGCTTCCTCTCATCGTTTCAAGTCTGATATCAG GCCTGTCGTCTGTGGACAGGAAAGCTTATGGGAGAATTGGTCTGAGGGCATTTTGCTACTACATGCTCACCACACTTATTGCTGCATTCACTGGTATAGTTTTAGCCGTCATCATCCAGCCAGGGAACTGGTCCAGGAACACCTCAGCCTCCTCTGGTGGTAGAGCGGAGGCTGTGCAGAGCGTGGACGCTTTTCTAGATCTAATCAG aaacatGATCCCCTCAAATCTGGTTGAAGCTTGTTTCAGGAAG TTTAAAACAGTTTATTCCAGAAGTGTTTCTACAGGAATTAGTATCACTGAGGCCAGTGTTAACA ATTACACTGTACCAGTGCCGGGCTCGTCAGATGGTATTAATATGTTGGGGCTGTTGGTCTTCTCTGTTGCCTTCGGCCTCATTCTGGGCAGCATGGGGTCACAGGGGAAACCTCTGAGGGATTTCTTTGACTGCCTTAATAAAGCTGTTATGCATCTGGTCAACATATTCATCTG ctcCGCAACCTTACCTGTAACTCTCCACTGCATGGAGGTAAATCATAGCATGGACAAACGGGTGACCCGCTTCATGCTACCTACTGGCGCCACAATGAACATGGATGGTGCTGCACTCTATGAAGCAGTGGCAGCTTTATTCATAGCCCAGATCCATCACATGAATTTTGGCCTGGGTCAAATCATCGTCCTCAG TTTGATTGTTACAGCTGCAAGCACCGGCGCAGCAGGCATCCCACAGGCTGGTATGGTATCCATGGTGATTGTGTTGTCATCAGCTGGACTGCCCAAGGAAGACATATCACTGCTCATGATGGTTGATTGGATTCT ggATCGTTTGAGGACAACCACCAATGTCCTGGGTGACTGTATTGGTGTATGTGTAGTTCAACATCTGTCCAAACATGAGCTACAGAGCTCCAGGCCTGCTGGAGAAGGTTTGGTGGAAGAAATCCTCCATCTATGA
- the LOC109645295 gene encoding caytaxin-like produces the protein MGTAEATLRMDSMEVKDEWQDEDFPRPLPEDGDVDSSCGLTDNRKYPPVTLNVGETVAQHKRRTLVAPDMNLSLDQSEGSVLSDDFLETPDDLDINVDDIETPDETDSLEFINNGNELEWEDDTPVATAKRLPGDSEEERDSSGRLWRTVIIGDQEQRIDMQVIRPYLRVVTHGGYYGEGLNAIIVFAACYLPDSSCEDYTYIMENLFLYVVSSLELLVAEDYMIVYLNGATPRRKMPGISWLKRCYQMIDRKLRKNLKCLIIAHPTWFIRTVLAISRPFISVKFMDKIRYVHSLTELSQIIPMEHVQIPECVLQYDDEKIRAQTERLEQDQRQNISTAAKERPKSVIADVGCDI, from the exons ATGGGAACAGCAGAAGCCACTTTACGCATGGACAGCATGGAGGTCAAGGACGAGTGGCAGGACGAGGACTTCCCCAG GCCTCTACCAGAAGATGGAGATGTTGATTCTTCATGTGGCCTCACTGACAACAGAAAAt ATCCCCCCGTCACTCTGAACGTGGGAGAGACCGTGGCCCAGCACAAGCGTCGCACCCTGGTGGCCCCCGACATGAACCTGTCCCTGGATCAGAGCGAGGGGTCGGTGCTCTCTGATGATTTTCTGGAAACGCCCGACGACCTGGACATCAACGTAGACGACATCGAGACCCCCGATGAGACAGACTCGCTGGAGTTCATTAACAACGGCAACGAGCTGGAGTGGGAAG ATGACACTCCGGTGGCCACCGCCAAACGTCTTCCAGGCGAcagcgaggaggagagagactcGTCGGGGCGTCTGTGGCGAACGGTGATCATCGGCGATCAGGAGCAGCGGATCGACATGCAGGTCATCAGGCCGTACCTGAGGGTGGTCACACATGGAG GTTATTATGGCGAGGGTCTGAACGCCATTATCGTGTTTGCAGCCTGTTATCTCCCTGACAGCAGCTGTGAGGACTACACGTACATCATGGAGAACCTCTTCCT ATATGTGGTGAGCAGCCTGGAGCTCCTGGTGGCAGAAGATTACATGATCGTTTACCTGAACGGAGCAACTCCTCGCAGGAAGATGCCCGGCATCAGCTGGCTGAAGAGATGCTACCAGATGATTGACAGGAA ACTGAGGAAGAATCTAAAGTGTCTCATCATCGCTCACCCCACGTGGTTCATCCGGACCGTCCTCGCCATCTCAAGACCCTTCATCAG TGTGAAGTTCATGGATAAAATCCGTTACGTTCACTCACTGACGGAACTCAGTCAGATCATCCCCATGGAGCATGTGCAGATCCCTGAGTGTGTGCTGCA GTATGATGACGAGAAGATAAGAGCACAGACGGAAAG ACTTGAGCAAGATCAGCGGCAGAACATCTCAACAGCAGCTAAAGAAAG GCCAAAGTCAGTGATAGCAGATGTTGGCTGTGACATCTGA
- the LOC109645305 gene encoding nicotinamide riboside kinase 2-like isoform X2 yields MKFIIGIGGVTNGGKTTLTSRLLKTLPNCCVVHQDDFFKKPDQIEVGEDGFRQWDVISAMDMEAMVNTVKGWQENPVKFARSHGVSLSPEVEESDSGDKGIHILIIEGFLIYNYKPLTDVYDKCYYIAIPREECKRRRSTRTYTVPDPPGLFEGHVWPMYLKHRKEMESNCDRIEYLDGMTSKEMIYNRVYESIQNSLLNQS; encoded by the exons atgAAGTTCATCATCGGCATTGGAGG AGTGACCAACGGTGGGAAGACCACTTTGACAAGCAGACTTCTGAAGACATTACCTAACTGCTGTGTTGTCCATCAGGATGACTTCTTCAAG AAACCCGATCAAATAGAAGTCGGGGAGGACGGCTTTAGACAGTGGGATG TGATCAGCGCCATGGACATGGAGGCAATGGTTAACACTGTGAAGGGCTGGCAGGAGAACCCAGTCAAGTTCGCCCGCTCCCACGGGGTCAGCCTATCACCTGAAGTTGAGGAATCCGACTCGGGGGACAAGGGGATCCATATTCTCATCATTGAGGGGTTCCTGATCTATAACTACAA GCCTCTTACCGACGTCTATGACAAATGCTACTACATTGCCATTCCTCGTGAGGAGTGCAAAAGGAGGAGAAG TACAAGGACATACACAGTCCCCGACCCCCCCGGTCTGTTCGAGGGCCACGTCTGGCCCATGTACTTGAAACAcaggaaagagatggagagcaaCTGCGACAGAATAG AGTATCTTGACGGGATGACATCTAAGGAAATGATTTACAACAGAGTCTATGAAAGCATTCAGAACTCCCTGCTGAACCAATCATAG
- the LOC109645305 gene encoding nicotinamide riboside kinase 2-like isoform X1, which translates to MDMEAMVNTVKGWQENPVKFARSHGVSLSPEVEESDSGDKGIHILIIEGFLIYNYKPLTDVYDKCYYIAIPREECKRRRSTRTYTVPDPPGLFEGHVWPMYLKHRKEMESNCDRIEYLDGMTSKEMIYNRVYESIQNSLLNQS; encoded by the exons ATGGACATGGAGGCAATGGTTAACACTGTGAAGGGCTGGCAGGAGAACCCAGTCAAGTTCGCCCGCTCCCACGGGGTCAGCCTATCACCTGAAGTTGAGGAATCCGACTCGGGGGACAAGGGGATCCATATTCTCATCATTGAGGGGTTCCTGATCTATAACTACAA GCCTCTTACCGACGTCTATGACAAATGCTACTACATTGCCATTCCTCGTGAGGAGTGCAAAAGGAGGAGAAG TACAAGGACATACACAGTCCCCGACCCCCCCGGTCTGTTCGAGGGCCACGTCTGGCCCATGTACTTGAAACAcaggaaagagatggagagcaaCTGCGACAGAATAG AGTATCTTGACGGGATGACATCTAAGGAAATGATTTACAACAGAGTCTATGAAAGCATTCAGAACTCCCTGCTGAACCAATCATAG